From Kineosporia succinea, the proteins below share one genomic window:
- a CDS encoding TerC family protein, whose amino-acid sequence MDVSTTTWAITVIVTIAVIALDVFVIGRNVHEPSMKEAGVWTAIYIGLAIVFGIGVWMTSGATYGGEFFAGFLTEKSLSVDNLFIFLIIMGKLAVPRQLQQYALTIGIILALIFRAIFIALGAAVIEQFAWVFFIFGAFLVYTAINLVREYRAHEEKEEVVDNALMRLVKRRLPSVEEFHGRSMTVMQGGRRLITPMLFVIIALGSTDLLFALDSIPAIYGLTEEPYLVFTANVFALMGLRQLYFLIGGLLQKLIYLSLGLSFILAFIGVKLVLHAMHEYHWADWAPFGGEIPIWLSLTVIIGTLVVTTVASLVATSRKSAAETGR is encoded by the coding sequence ATGGACGTATCCACAACGACCTGGGCGATCACGGTCATCGTCACGATCGCCGTCATCGCCCTCGACGTGTTCGTCATCGGGCGTAACGTCCACGAACCGTCGATGAAGGAGGCCGGGGTCTGGACGGCCATCTACATCGGCCTGGCCATCGTCTTCGGTATCGGCGTCTGGATGACGTCCGGGGCGACCTACGGCGGTGAGTTCTTCGCCGGGTTCCTGACCGAGAAGAGCCTCTCGGTCGACAACTTGTTCATCTTCCTGATCATCATGGGCAAGCTGGCCGTGCCCCGGCAGCTCCAGCAGTACGCCCTGACCATCGGCATCATCCTGGCGCTGATCTTCCGCGCGATCTTCATCGCCCTCGGCGCCGCCGTGATCGAGCAGTTCGCCTGGGTGTTCTTCATCTTCGGCGCGTTCCTGGTCTACACCGCGATCAATCTGGTTCGCGAGTACCGGGCGCACGAGGAGAAGGAAGAGGTGGTCGACAACGCACTGATGCGGCTGGTGAAGCGCCGGCTGCCCTCGGTGGAGGAGTTCCACGGCCGCTCGATGACCGTGATGCAGGGCGGAAGGCGTCTGATCACGCCGATGCTCTTCGTGATCATCGCGCTCGGCAGCACCGACCTGCTCTTCGCGCTCGACTCGATCCCGGCCATCTACGGCCTCACCGAGGAGCCCTACCTGGTCTTCACCGCGAACGTCTTCGCGCTGATGGGCCTTCGCCAGCTCTACTTCCTGATCGGCGGCCTGCTGCAGAAGCTGATCTACCTGTCGCTCGGCCTGTCGTTCATCCTGGCCTTCATCGGCGTCAAGCTCGTGCTGCACGCCATGCACGAGTACCACTGGGCCGACTGGGCCCCGTTCGGCGGCGAGATCCCGATCTGGCTCTCTCTCACCGTCATCATCGGCACGCTGGTCGTCACCACCGTGGCCAGTCTGGTCGCCACCAGCCGCAAGAGTGCTGCGGAAACCGGACGATGA
- the arfA gene encoding arabinosylfuranosidase ArfA: protein MLSASFRLDPAFTVAPVSRRTFGSFVEHMGRCVYTGIYEPAHSTADADGFRQDVLALTRELGVSLVRYPGGNFVSGYRWEDGIGPVSERPTRRDLAWHCLETNEVGVDEFVKWAGKAGVEVMYALNLGTRGVQEALDVHEYLNQPDTTRLAELRRLNGADKPYGIKLFCLGNELDGPWQTGHKTAQEYGRLAAETARALRSAEPDLELVAVGSSSSAMATFATWESEVLEHTYDAVDFISAHAYYDPSDGDVGSFLASAVDMDHFVHSVVATADSVGARLKSKKRIMVSFDEWNVWRQADFASGASAANPDEWAVAPRVIEDEYDVTDAVVVGSLLISLLRHSDRVTAACLAQLVNVIAPIRSEAGGPAWRQTTFHPFAITSRLARGQVLRVEPSGPTYETAKYGDVPMVDAVATHDAEAGEVSVFVVNRNQGEPVTLSVPLGFGARTFEITEAWTLTDGDLSASNTVDAPDRVVPVATEGVTVEDEILRLELPPVSWSAIRLAAR from the coding sequence TTGCTCTCCGCCTCTTTCCGGCTCGATCCGGCCTTCACCGTCGCCCCCGTCTCCCGCCGCACGTTCGGTTCGTTCGTGGAGCACATGGGGCGCTGCGTCTACACCGGGATCTACGAGCCGGCCCATTCCACGGCGGACGCGGACGGGTTCCGGCAGGACGTGCTGGCGCTCACCCGCGAACTCGGGGTCTCCCTGGTGCGGTACCCGGGTGGCAATTTCGTGTCCGGGTACCGCTGGGAGGACGGCATCGGGCCGGTCTCGGAGAGGCCGACCCGGCGAGACCTCGCCTGGCACTGCCTGGAGACCAACGAGGTCGGCGTGGACGAGTTCGTGAAGTGGGCGGGCAAGGCCGGCGTGGAGGTGATGTACGCGCTGAACCTGGGCACCCGGGGTGTGCAGGAGGCGCTCGACGTGCACGAGTACCTGAACCAGCCCGACACGACCCGTCTCGCCGAACTCCGGCGTCTCAACGGCGCCGACAAGCCCTACGGCATCAAGCTTTTCTGCCTGGGCAACGAGCTCGACGGCCCCTGGCAGACCGGGCACAAGACGGCTCAGGAGTACGGACGGCTCGCCGCGGAGACCGCCCGGGCCCTGCGGTCCGCCGAACCCGACCTGGAGCTGGTGGCCGTCGGCAGTTCCAGCTCGGCGATGGCGACCTTCGCGACCTGGGAGTCGGAGGTGCTCGAGCACACCTACGACGCCGTCGACTTCATCTCGGCGCACGCCTACTACGACCCGTCGGACGGTGACGTCGGCAGCTTCCTGGCCTCGGCCGTCGACATGGACCACTTCGTGCACAGCGTGGTCGCCACCGCCGACAGCGTGGGCGCCCGGCTGAAGAGCAAGAAGCGCATCATGGTCTCCTTCGACGAGTGGAACGTCTGGCGCCAGGCCGATTTCGCATCCGGGGCATCGGCCGCGAACCCGGACGAATGGGCGGTCGCGCCCCGCGTCATCGAAGACGAGTACGACGTCACCGATGCCGTGGTGGTGGGCAGCCTGCTCATCTCGCTGCTGCGTCACAGCGACCGGGTCACCGCCGCGTGCCTGGCCCAGCTGGTCAACGTGATCGCGCCGATCCGCAGCGAGGCGGGCGGGCCGGCCTGGCGGCAGACCACGTTCCACCCGTTCGCGATCACCTCCCGGCTGGCCCGGGGTCAGGTGCTGCGGGTGGAGCCGAGCGGTCCCACCTACGAGACCGCCAAGTACGGGGACGTGCCGATGGTGGACGCGGTGGCCACCCATGACGCGGAGGCCGGCGAGGTCAGTGTGTTCGTGGTGAACCGGAACCAGGGCGAGCCGGTCACGCTGTCGGTCCCGCTCGGTTTCGGGGCCCGCACCTTCGAGATCACCGAGGCCTGGACCCTCACCGACGGCGATCTGTCGGCCTCCAACACGGTGGACGCGCCGGACCGGGTGGTACCGGTGGCCACCGAGGGGGTCACGGTGGAGGATGAGATTCTCCGGCTCGAGCTACCGCCGGTCTCCTGGAGCGCGATCAGGCTCGCCGCGCGATAG
- a CDS encoding carbohydrate ABC transporter permease has product MTKPRHAGVKLVLLALVCYFLLPVWWLVVASLKNAQGLFGGGSALWFDGFHLFGNLSDLFSYNNGEYLRWLGNSVLYAGAGGIGCTVISVLAGYGFAMYRFTGRGFFFAAVLGSVMVPLTALVIPTFVMMSNAGLTDTIWAVILPSLLSPFAVYLMRVYAGGSIPEELIDAARIDGAGELRIFWQVALPLMRPGVITVLLLSVVATWNNYFLPLTMLSSSKLYPLTVGIGLWGQLAASNNGGGQSLWNLIIVGSLVSVVPLVVAFLTLQRYWQGGLTVGSLK; this is encoded by the coding sequence ATGACCAAACCCCGTCACGCCGGCGTCAAACTCGTTCTGCTGGCGCTGGTCTGCTACTTCCTGCTGCCGGTGTGGTGGCTGGTGGTGGCCAGCCTGAAGAACGCGCAGGGGCTGTTCGGCGGTGGCAGTGCGCTCTGGTTCGACGGGTTCCACCTGTTCGGCAACCTGAGCGACCTGTTCAGCTACAACAACGGCGAGTACCTGCGCTGGCTGGGCAATTCCGTGCTCTACGCCGGGGCCGGCGGGATCGGCTGCACGGTCATCTCGGTGCTCGCGGGCTACGGCTTCGCGATGTACCGGTTCACCGGCCGCGGCTTCTTCTTCGCGGCCGTGCTGGGCTCGGTGATGGTGCCTCTGACCGCGCTGGTCATCCCCACGTTCGTGATGATGTCGAACGCGGGCCTGACCGACACGATCTGGGCGGTGATCCTGCCCTCGCTGCTCAGCCCGTTCGCGGTGTACCTGATGCGGGTCTACGCCGGCGGCTCGATCCCCGAGGAGCTGATCGACGCCGCCCGCATCGACGGGGCCGGTGAGCTGCGCATCTTCTGGCAGGTCGCGCTGCCCCTGATGCGGCCGGGGGTGATCACGGTGCTGCTGCTGAGCGTCGTGGCCACCTGGAACAACTACTTCCTGCCGCTGACCATGCTCTCCAGCTCCAAGCTCTACCCGCTGACCGTGGGCATCGGCCTGTGGGGGCAGCTGGCCGCCTCGAACAACGGGGGCGGGCAGTCGCTCTGGAACCTGATCATCGTGGGTTCGCTGGTCTCGGTCGTCCCCCTGGTCGTCGCCTTCCTGACCCTGCAGCGCTACTGGCAGGGCGGCCTCACGGTGGGGAGCCTCAAGTGA